One window from the genome of Flavobacterium agricola encodes:
- a CDS encoding mechanosensitive ion channel family protein, whose protein sequence is MLDLFQKIPQLLTHFGLTDYYADYIGLFINSILVLIIAYLLRILCRTGLLYITEYVSDKTAFQFDDFLVKNRFFRNTARIAPLYFLYKIAPYLLYNHETLQVIYLKILNITTIFVVIFILTSLLKAFKDQLKEIDRYKDKPIDSYIQVVAIIIWLFGFFSIILTLFDVDMRAILASFGAVSAIVILIFKDTILGFVASLQVSANDLVRIGDWITLEKYGADGFVNEINLATVKVRNFDNTITTIPTYSLISDSFVNWRGMFDSGGRRIKRHIFIKENSIRFVKDEELDYYKKISLITNYIEHRQRDILKFNQRNNVDKSLLINGRNLTNFGLFRKYITEYLEKQQVLNHDLMLIVRHLQPTEKGIPLEIYAFSKDKVWKNYEHIVGDIFDHILASVKYFDLEIFELPSSSDFKAFVDYQNKKGEL, encoded by the coding sequence ATGCTAGATCTTTTTCAGAAAATACCACAATTACTCACACATTTTGGATTAACTGATTATTATGCCGATTATATAGGTTTATTTATTAACTCCATTCTGGTTTTAATTATCGCTTATCTTTTGCGTATTTTATGTAGAACCGGGTTGTTGTATATTACCGAATATGTTTCGGATAAAACTGCATTTCAATTTGATGATTTTTTAGTAAAAAATCGTTTTTTTAGAAATACCGCTCGTATTGCGCCGCTATATTTTTTATATAAAATAGCACCTTATTTACTTTACAATCATGAAACTTTACAGGTTATTTACCTTAAAATATTAAACATTACAACCATTTTTGTTGTTATTTTTATATTAACCAGTTTATTAAAAGCCTTTAAAGATCAGTTAAAAGAAATAGATAGATATAAAGACAAGCCGATTGACAGTTACATTCAAGTTGTTGCAATTATAATATGGCTATTTGGCTTCTTTTCTATTATTTTAACGTTGTTTGATGTTGATATGCGCGCTATATTGGCTTCGTTCGGTGCTGTTTCTGCCATAGTTATTTTAATTTTTAAAGATACCATTTTGGGCTTTGTTGCTAGCTTACAAGTTTCTGCAAACGATTTAGTGCGCATTGGAGATTGGATTACTTTAGAAAAATACGGAGCAGACGGGTTTGTAAATGAAATTAATTTAGCTACGGTTAAAGTTCGAAATTTTGACAATACCATTACTACCATTCCAACTTACAGCTTAATTTCTGATTCATTTGTAAATTGGCGCGGTATGTTTGATTCAGGCGGACGCCGTATCAAACGCCATATTTTTATTAAAGAAAATTCTATTCGATTTGTAAAAGATGAAGAACTTGATTACTATAAAAAAATTAGTTTAATAACAAATTATATTGAGCATCGGCAACGTGATATTTTAAAATTTAATCAGCGCAATAATGTTGACAAAAGTTTACTAATTAACGGACGGAACTTAACCAACTTTGGATTGTTTAGAAAATATATTACAGAATATTTAGAAAAACAACAAGTGCTTAACCATGATTTAATGCTTATTGTAAGGCATTTACAACCAACAGAAAAAGGGATTCCGTTAGAAATTTATGCTTTTAGTAAAGATAAAGTTTGGAAAAATTACGAACATATTGTTGGTGATATTTTTGACCACATTTTGGCATCAGTTAAATATTTTGATTTAGAAATATTTGAATTGCCTTCATCGTCTGATTTTAAAGCGTTTGTTGATTATCAAAATAAAAAAGGAGAACTTTAA
- a CDS encoding DUF3817 domain-containing protein gives MLKQFKIIAFLEGISWILLFYNMFINKYFFPDMYQTLLKPFGWIHGLFFIVYIVLAVLLIKPQKWSFKDVALIFLASLLPFATFWVEYKYCKNA, from the coding sequence ATGCTTAAACAATTTAAAATTATTGCTTTTTTAGAAGGGATTTCTTGGATTTTACTTTTTTACAACATGTTTATCAATAAATATTTTTTTCCAGATATGTACCAAACTTTATTAAAACCGTTTGGTTGGATTCATGGTTTATTTTTTATTGTTTATATTGTTTTAGCAGTGCTATTAATTAAACCCCAAAAATGGTCGTTTAAAGACGTAGCTTTAATTTTTTTAGCATCTCTTCTACCCTTCGCAACGTTTTGGGTTGAATATAAATATTGCAAAAATGCTTAA
- a CDS encoding TetR/AcrR family transcriptional regulator, with protein MSRNKNFDETDLLVEARDLFWKQGYHNTAPAEIVETLTISRSSLYNTYGDKKMLFVRSLKQYVATKSYAMIQNLEKAPNIIIALQDILNQLLIANTNQNGCFAVNTAVEFADSDAEVFSIIENNDKQIIAAFTNCILKSQNMNAISNLAPAPDLAVFVYNTIIGMRVRMRMKKSEAEIQSIFNLLINTLSPTK; from the coding sequence ATGTCTAGAAATAAAAATTTTGATGAAACGGATTTGCTTGTTGAAGCACGTGATTTGTTTTGGAAACAAGGATATCATAATACAGCTCCAGCAGAAATTGTTGAAACGCTTACTATTAGCCGTTCTAGCCTTTATAATACCTACGGTGATAAAAAAATGCTTTTTGTTCGCAGTTTAAAACAATATGTAGCAACAAAAAGTTATGCAATGATTCAAAATCTAGAAAAAGCGCCTAATATAATTATTGCATTACAAGATATTTTGAATCAATTATTAATAGCTAATACCAATCAAAACGGATGTTTTGCTGTAAACACAGCTGTTGAATTTGCCGATTCGGATGCAGAAGTTTTTTCTATTATAGAAAATAATGACAAACAAATAATTGCAGCATTTACCAATTGCATTTTAAAATCTCAAAATATGAATGCAATAAGCAACTTAGCTCCTGCTCCAGATTTGGCCGTTTTTGTTTACAACACCATTATTGGTATGCGTGTAAGAATGCGAATGAAAAAATCAGAAGCTGAAATACAATCTATTTTCAATCTATTAATTAATACTTTAAGCCCTACAAAATGA
- a CDS encoding alpha/beta fold hydrolase, with product MKNLIYGAIALLSPLFTAFAQMPLKKQITVNNTNWTYYEAGPKNKNTIVLLYGWPQTSYVWRHNIQALSKNNHVIALDLPGMNPNSTVEQYDTKYIATLLNQFLKNLQITKPHVVGHDIGGWVAAAYAIHYEDELATLTVIDAGIPGLMKPEVFAPENAVKIWQFYFNAVNDIPEFLLDGKETEYLTWYFTNKAYNKKAISTDDILVYAAAYKNNMKPGFDYYRAFQQSSKQNVQLKNKLKLPVLAVGGKYAMANQVGLAMQEIANNVNTVVIEDSGHYVPEEQPEKLNQILLQHIQ from the coding sequence ATGAAAAACTTAATATATGGTGCAATTGCTTTGCTAAGCCCATTATTTACCGCATTCGCACAAATGCCTTTAAAAAAGCAAATTACCGTAAATAATACCAACTGGACGTATTACGAAGCTGGCCCAAAAAATAAAAATACTATTGTATTGTTGTACGGTTGGCCGCAAACATCTTATGTTTGGCGCCATAACATACAAGCGTTAAGTAAAAACAATCATGTTATTGCTTTAGATTTGCCTGGTATGAATCCGAATTCAACAGTAGAACAATATGACACAAAATATATTGCTACTTTATTAAATCAGTTTTTAAAAAATCTGCAAATAACAAAACCACATGTTGTTGGTCATGATATTGGTGGTTGGGTTGCGGCTGCTTATGCCATTCATTATGAAGATGAATTAGCAACTTTAACGGTAATTGATGCTGGAATTCCGGGTTTAATGAAACCTGAAGTTTTTGCTCCTGAAAACGCAGTTAAAATTTGGCAATTCTATTTTAATGCCGTAAATGATATTCCTGAATTTTTATTAGATGGAAAAGAAACCGAGTATTTAACCTGGTATTTTACCAATAAAGCTTATAACAAAAAAGCAATTAGTACGGATGATATTTTAGTTTATGCTGCTGCTTATAAAAATAATATGAAACCCGGTTTTGATTATTACAGAGCCTTTCAGCAAAGCAGTAAACAAAATGTACAGCTAAAAAATAAATTAAAACTTCCGGTTTTGGCTGTTGGAGGTAAATATGCCATGGCAAACCAAGTTGGCCTTGCTATGCAAGAAATTGCCAACAATGTAAACACAGTGGTTATTGAGGATTCTGGGCATTATGTACCCGAAGAACAGCCCGAAAAATTAAACCAAATTTTATTACAACATATTCAATAA
- a CDS encoding protein bicaudal D homolog yields MEKQMQENDSNKKGYKVIIAILALLLIGSFGYMYKMSTDHTDTVTQIQSEKDLLNIELTESINKLDEAIAQNTSLSSELTAERDKLVALQKELQQSKSDVDSLKKYRNSYLALKKQTDKLLAENKQLREANQILTNERDSTMVELNSSKVIVNQLAEQTEILNSKVEEASKLVITNVSAHAYKQGGLFGGTNLKNTSKAKKADVLEIEFSVAANKLAKKGEKLYYVQIIDSNNNVIGANDPILFGEKYLTYSFPKEVNFQGQSVVIKHELPVTDLEKGFFFVNIFEQDELVGNSSFELK; encoded by the coding sequence ATGGAAAAACAAATGCAAGAAAACGATTCAAACAAAAAAGGTTATAAGGTTATTATAGCCATTCTGGCATTATTATTAATAGGTAGTTTTGGTTATATGTATAAAATGAGCACCGATCATACCGATACGGTTACTCAAATACAATCAGAAAAAGATCTTTTAAACATTGAGCTTACAGAATCTATTAACAAATTAGACGAAGCAATTGCTCAAAACACATCTTTATCGTCTGAATTAACTGCAGAACGTGATAAATTAGTTGCATTACAAAAAGAATTGCAACAATCTAAAAGCGATGTTGATAGCTTAAAAAAATACAGAAATTCGTATTTAGCTTTAAAGAAACAAACAGATAAGCTTTTAGCAGAAAACAAACAATTACGTGAAGCAAACCAAATTTTGACAAACGAGCGTGATAGCACCATGGTTGAGTTAAACTCATCTAAAGTAATTGTAAACCAATTGGCTGAACAAACTGAAATTTTAAATTCTAAAGTTGAAGAAGCTTCTAAATTAGTTATTACAAACGTGAGTGCACATGCATACAAACAAGGTGGTTTATTTGGCGGAACTAATTTAAAAAACACATCTAAAGCAAAAAAAGCAGATGTTTTAGAAATTGAGTTTTCTGTTGCTGCAAATAAATTGGCTAAAAAAGGTGAGAAGTTGTATTATGTACAAATTATTGATAGCAATAACAATGTAATTGGTGCAAACGATCCGATTTTATTTGGAGAAAAATATTTAACATACAGCTTTCCGAAAGAAGTTAACTTTCAAGGACAATCTGTTGTAATTAAACACGAACTTCCGGTTACAGATTTAGAAAAAGGTTTCTTTTTTGTAAACATTTTTGAACAAGATGAATTGGTAGGAAATTCATCGTTTGAATTAAAATAA
- a CDS encoding formimidoylglutamase, whose translation MSYFSTFTPAKLNKQTKFRNSEIKLGERTALPKDNENIEQFIATTDAVFIVFGIEEDLGVIANNGIPGTNKAWEIFTQTFLNIQNNNYLKGKNIALLGSFDFSELVANYNNTNLKDADSLHNLYEMIALIDKEVSYLVSKIIEAKKIPIIIGGGHNNAYGNIKGLSLALGKSVNAVNFDAHTDFRNLEGRHSGNGFSYAYDHCFLKKYFIFGAHENYLSKSILKNIEATQGNVMFNTYEEIMVREEKSFKKELLTALNHVNNTSFGVEVDMDAIVGIPASAQTPSGFSMEKARQFVHFFGSQKNAAYLHICEAAPALAQPNQVGQVGKAITYLVTDFIKAKIELLDN comes from the coding sequence ATGTCATATTTCAGCACTTTTACCCCAGCTAAATTAAACAAACAGACAAAATTTAGAAACAGCGAAATAAAATTGGGCGAACGTACTGCGTTACCCAAAGATAACGAAAATATAGAACAATTTATAGCAACAACAGATGCTGTATTTATTGTTTTTGGAATTGAAGAAGATTTAGGTGTTATAGCAAACAACGGTATTCCCGGCACAAACAAAGCCTGGGAAATTTTTACGCAAACCTTTCTTAATATTCAAAACAACAATTATTTAAAAGGAAAAAACATTGCGCTATTAGGCAGCTTTGATTTTTCTGAGTTGGTTGCAAATTACAACAATACCAATTTAAAAGATGCCGATTCACTACATAATTTATACGAAATGATTGCTTTAATCGATAAAGAAGTTTCGTATTTGGTATCTAAAATTATTGAAGCTAAAAAAATACCAATCATTATTGGTGGTGGGCATAATAATGCATACGGCAATATTAAAGGTTTATCATTAGCATTAGGTAAAAGCGTAAATGCGGTAAATTTTGATGCACATACCGATTTTAGAAATTTAGAAGGCCGCCACAGCGGAAACGGATTTTCTTACGCGTACGATCATTGTTTTTTAAAAAAATATTTCATTTTTGGCGCCCACGAAAATTATTTATCTAAATCTATTTTAAAAAATATCGAAGCTACGCAAGGCAACGTAATGTTTAATACGTACGAAGAAATAATGGTTCGCGAGGAAAAATCGTTTAAAAAAGAACTTTTAACTGCTCTAAATCATGTAAATAATACCAGCTTTGGTGTTGAAGTTGATATGGATGCTATTGTTGGCATACCGGCATCTGCACAAACACCAAGCGGATTTAGTATGGAAAAAGCCCGTCAATTTGTACATTTTTTTGGTTCGCAAAAAAATGCGGCTTATTTACATATTTGCGAAGCTGCTCCTGCCCTTGCGCAACCTAATCAGGTAGGACAAGTTGGTAAAGCCATAACCTATTTGGTTACCGATTTTATAAAAGCCAAAATAGAATTATTAGATAACTAG
- a CDS encoding DEAD/DEAH box helicase, producing the protein MKFIDLKLSNNVLEAINEAGYQEATPIQEQVIPEIILGNDIVGCAQTGTGKTAAFTIPIVNNLHRIVGSGKKVKYIRTVILAPTRELAQQLGENFDLFTTYTSIKSLVIYGGVNQVPQVNKLKEGVDVLIATPGRFLDLYKQGFINLNHMHHLVIDEADLMLDMGFINDVKKIIKLSPENRQTLLFSATMPMEVRALADEFLTRPKYVSVDPISSASANVSHQAYLVEKEDKRNLLKHLIETKELKNVLVFVRTKHGADATKDSLVKQGIKADSIHGDKSQAARNEVLEAFKNKEIDVLLATDVAARGIDIDDLPLVINFDLPNIAETFVHRIGRTGRAGASGLAISFCSKDEKTYLTTIERHLREKIKVVKDNPFPWRDESTSTGKKDFRKKFNPNPGNKPGGSGSNSRKSENSKKNKKRWY; encoded by the coding sequence ATGAAATTTATAGATTTAAAACTTTCTAATAATGTTTTAGAAGCCATTAACGAGGCAGGTTATCAAGAAGCAACCCCAATTCAGGAACAAGTTATTCCCGAAATTATTTTGGGTAATGATATTGTGGGCTGTGCACAAACCGGAACCGGTAAAACGGCTGCCTTTACTATTCCTATTGTAAACAATTTACACCGAATTGTAGGTTCGGGTAAAAAAGTAAAATATATACGTACCGTAATTTTAGCGCCTACGCGCGAATTAGCACAACAATTAGGTGAAAACTTTGATTTGTTTACAACCTACACCAGCATAAAATCTTTAGTTATTTATGGGGGCGTTAACCAAGTTCCGCAAGTAAATAAATTAAAAGAAGGAGTTGATGTTTTAATTGCTACGCCCGGTCGTTTTTTAGATTTGTACAAACAAGGTTTTATCAACTTAAATCACATGCATCATTTAGTTATTGATGAAGCTGATTTAATGTTAGATATGGGTTTTATTAATGATGTAAAAAAAATCATTAAACTTTCGCCAGAAAATCGTCAAACGTTATTATTCTCAGCAACTATGCCGATGGAAGTTCGTGCTTTAGCTGATGAATTTTTAACTCGACCAAAATACGTTTCGGTAGATCCGATTTCTTCAGCATCAGCCAATGTATCGCATCAAGCGTATTTGGTTGAAAAAGAAGATAAACGCAATTTATTAAAGCATTTAATAGAAACTAAAGAACTTAAAAATGTTTTAGTATTTGTTAGAACCAAACACGGTGCGGATGCAACTAAAGATTCGTTAGTAAAACAAGGCATTAAGGCAGATAGCATTCACGGCGATAAATCGCAAGCAGCACGTAACGAAGTTTTAGAAGCATTTAAAAACAAAGAAATTGATGTTTTATTAGCTACCGATGTAGCCGCTCGCGGAATTGATATTGATGATTTGCCGTTGGTAATTAACTTTGATTTACCCAATATTGCAGAAACTTTTGTGCATCGTATTGGTAGAACCGGACGCGCAGGTGCTTCTGGTTTAGCTATTTCGTTTTGTTCTAAAGATGAAAAAACATATTTAACAACGATTGAACGCCATTTACGCGAAAAAATTAAGGTTGTTAAAGATAATCCGTTTCCTTGGCGAGATGAAAGTACATCAACCGGGAAAAAAGATTTTAGAAAAAAATTCAACCCAAATCCTGGCAACAAACCAGGCGGATCTGGATCAAATAGCAGAAAATCTGAAAATTCGAAAAAAAATAAAAAACGTTGGTATTAA
- a CDS encoding glycerol-3-phosphate dehydrogenase/oxidase codes for MNRSEALQQLDATWDLIIIGGGATGLGTAVDAANRGYKTLLLEQADFCKGTSSKATKLVHGGVRYLEQGNIALVREASIERGLLYQNAPHLFKNLTFLIPNYSYYNNLLYTVGLKFYDILAGSLSLGKSKYVKTKTGLLQAKNVKTKDLKGFTQYHDGQFDDARLAINLAQTATNQGATLLNYMQVTQLLKKDNKISGLTATDILNGKEYKLQAKVVLNATGVWADEIIKMDVPKAVKTIQPSQGIHLVFNKEFYPNETALMIPKTTDGRVLFVIPWHDKVLVGTTDTKIESYEIEPLALENEIDFILLNCQHYLEIPPSRADVLSVFSGLRPLAASTNDKTKEISRSHKIMIAKSNLVTIIGGKWTTYRKMAEDVLDKTSKAGLLPAKKCKTQNLHIHGYKKEIDQNNPFYFYGSDLEKIKAIEQENVMNQEKIHPNYAFTSACVIFAVQNEMAFKVEDFLARRIRLLFLDAKAAVEAAPKVAQIMAQELNQDATWIANEVTAFALLAKKYELTL; via the coding sequence ATGAATCGGAGCGAAGCTTTACAACAACTTGATGCAACTTGGGATCTTATAATCATTGGCGGTGGCGCTACCGGATTAGGTACCGCTGTAGATGCAGCCAACCGAGGTTATAAAACGCTATTGTTAGAACAGGCAGATTTTTGTAAAGGTACATCAAGCAAAGCAACAAAGTTGGTTCATGGTGGCGTTCGGTATTTAGAACAAGGTAATATTGCATTGGTTCGAGAAGCTAGTATTGAACGCGGTTTGCTGTACCAAAACGCACCACATTTATTTAAAAATTTAACCTTTTTAATTCCAAATTATTCGTACTACAACAATTTGCTTTATACCGTAGGTTTAAAGTTTTACGATATTTTAGCAGGATCTTTAAGTTTAGGCAAATCCAAATACGTAAAAACCAAAACTGGATTATTACAAGCTAAGAATGTAAAAACAAAAGATTTAAAAGGATTTACTCAATATCACGACGGTCAATTTGATGATGCACGTTTGGCTATTAATTTAGCACAAACAGCTACCAACCAAGGTGCAACATTGCTTAATTACATGCAAGTAACGCAACTTTTAAAAAAAGATAATAAAATTTCTGGCTTAACCGCTACCGATATTTTAAACGGTAAAGAATATAAATTACAAGCTAAAGTTGTACTAAACGCAACAGGTGTTTGGGCAGACGAAATTATTAAAATGGATGTACCAAAAGCAGTTAAAACCATTCAACCAAGCCAAGGAATCCATTTGGTTTTTAATAAAGAATTCTACCCGAACGAAACTGCATTAATGATTCCGAAAACCACTGACGGTCGCGTTTTATTTGTTATTCCGTGGCACGATAAAGTTTTGGTAGGTACAACAGATACCAAAATAGAATCATACGAAATAGAACCTTTAGCATTAGAAAATGAAATTGATTTTATATTACTTAACTGCCAACATTATTTAGAAATACCACCAAGCCGCGCAGATGTTTTATCTGTTTTTTCCGGATTACGTCCTTTGGCAGCATCAACTAATGATAAAACAAAAGAAATTTCTCGAAGCCATAAAATAATGATTGCAAAAAGCAATTTGGTAACCATAATAGGAGGTAAGTGGACAACCTACCGAAAAATGGCCGAAGATGTTTTAGATAAAACAAGTAAAGCAGGTTTATTACCAGCAAAAAAATGTAAAACACAAAATTTACATATTCACGGGTATAAAAAAGAAATTGATCAAAATAATCCGTTCTATTTTTACGGATCGGATTTAGAAAAAATAAAAGCAATTGAGCAAGAAAATGTTATGAATCAAGAAAAAATTCATCCTAATTATGCTTTTACTAGCGCGTGCGTAATTTTTGCGGTGCAAAATGAAATGGCGTTTAAGGTAGAAGATTTTTTAGCACGCCGTATTCGATTATTATTTTTAGATGCTAAAGCTGCCGTAGAAGCCGCCCCAAAAGTTGCCCAAATTATGGCACAAGAATTAAACCAAGATGCAACTTGGATTGCAAACGAGGTTACTGCTTTTGCACTTTTGGCTAAAAAATATGAACTTACGCTTTAG
- the can gene encoding carbonate dehydratase, producing MAHSEFYKKILNNNKNWVEKMLANDPHFFEGLAKGQQPPLLWIGCSDSRVPANEIIGAKAGEVFVHRNIANMVINSDMNMLSVLDYAVNHLKVKHIIVCGHYGCGGIKAAMGNSSLGLIDNWLRHIKNVYRLHREELHAIENEEERFNRFVEINVKEQVYDLAKTSIVQNAWANNQEVSIHGWVYGINSGYVTDLNVNLASNDHLEKIYQLKF from the coding sequence ATGGCACATAGCGAATTTTATAAAAAAATATTAAACAACAACAAAAACTGGGTAGAAAAAATGTTAGCTAACGATCCGCATTTTTTTGAAGGATTAGCCAAAGGCCAACAACCACCATTGCTTTGGATTGGTTGTTCTGACAGCCGCGTACCGGCTAACGAAATTATTGGCGCCAAAGCGGGCGAAGTTTTTGTACACCGAAACATTGCTAATATGGTAATTAACAGTGATATGAATATGTTATCGGTATTAGATTATGCAGTAAATCATTTAAAAGTTAAACATATAATTGTTTGTGGGCATTACGGTTGTGGTGGTATTAAAGCTGCCATGGGCAATTCATCATTAGGATTGATTGACAATTGGTTGCGCCATATTAAAAACGTATATCGTTTGCATCGTGAAGAATTACATGCTATTGAAAATGAAGAAGAGCGTTTTAACCGATTTGTAGAAATTAACGTAAAAGAACAGGTTTATGATTTAGCCAAAACATCAATTGTACAAAATGCTTGGGCAAATAATCAAGAAGTAAGCATTCACGGTTGGGTTTATGGAATTAATTCGGGATATGTAACCGATTTAAATGTAAACCTGGCATCAAACGATCATTTAGAAAAAATATATCAACTTAAGTTTTAA
- a CDS encoding SulP family inorganic anion transporter, with translation MSKNKIFGHLKSDFASGLVVFLVALPLCLGIAMASGAPLFSGIISGVVGGIVVGFLSNSNVSVTGPAAGLTAIVLTAIAQFNNAFQVFLLAVLLAGIIQMVLGFLKAGSISNYFPNNVIEGMLAGIGLMILLQQLPLAFGYTEKIGLTNLLSGIADLLASIHYGALCITLVSLAILIAWDKFSFLKKLKLVPGALVAVVVGILINQLFISLNSSLAITNNQQLVSLPIISSFNDFGNLFIIPDFSAITNPAVWVVAFTIAIVASIESLLCIEASDRLDPQKRVTNTNVELKAQGIGNMVSSLLGGLPMTSVVVRSSANINAGAKTKMSAVIHGFLLLICALSIPFLLNKIPLATLAAVLIMVGYKLAKPAIIVHFWQKGKYQFAPFIATLAAVVFLDLLKAVALGMVIAIFFILRGNSKRAYYFKKEDYHKGDVIYIDLAQEVSFLNKAAIKNTLNNIPKKAKVVINASDTVYIAHDVLDLIAEFKNIKAVEKKIDVKLVGFKAEYQLENSDHSSYLIHIEHEQVINYRKKAKSSHQEVIKQLSSIPNN, from the coding sequence ATGTCAAAAAATAAAATTTTTGGACACCTAAAGTCTGATTTTGCATCAGGTTTAGTTGTGTTCTTGGTTGCTTTGCCTTTATGTTTAGGTATTGCAATGGCTTCTGGTGCGCCATTATTTTCTGGAATTATTTCGGGCGTAGTTGGCGGAATTGTAGTTGGCTTTTTAAGTAACTCAAACGTATCTGTTACGGGTCCAGCAGCCGGATTAACTGCAATTGTATTAACAGCAATTGCACAATTTAATAATGCTTTTCAGGTATTTTTATTGGCTGTTTTATTAGCTGGTATTATTCAGATGGTTTTAGGCTTTTTAAAAGCCGGCTCTATTTCTAATTACTTTCCGAACAATGTAATTGAGGGTATGTTAGCCGGAATTGGTTTAATGATTTTATTACAACAATTACCATTAGCTTTTGGGTATACAGAAAAAATTGGACTTACTAATTTATTATCAGGAATTGCCGATTTATTAGCCTCAATTCATTACGGAGCATTATGTATCACCTTAGTTTCATTAGCTATTTTAATTGCATGGGATAAGTTTTCTTTTTTAAAAAAACTTAAACTTGTTCCTGGAGCTTTAGTAGCGGTTGTAGTAGGCATTTTAATAAACCAGCTGTTTATCAGCTTAAATTCTTCATTAGCTATTACTAACAACCAACAATTGGTTAGCTTACCTATAATTTCATCGTTTAATGATTTTGGTAACCTATTTATAATACCCGATTTTTCTGCAATAACTAATCCTGCAGTTTGGGTAGTTGCGTTTACAATTGCTATTGTAGCTTCTATAGAATCTTTACTTTGTATTGAAGCTTCAGATCGGTTAGATCCTCAAAAACGAGTAACTAACACCAATGTTGAACTTAAAGCACAAGGAATTGGAAATATGGTTAGCTCGTTATTAGGCGGATTACCTATGACGTCGGTTGTAGTACGTTCTTCAGCAAACATTAATGCGGGGGCTAAAACCAAAATGTCAGCTGTTATTCACGGATTTTTACTTTTAATCTGTGCTTTATCTATTCCTTTTTTATTAAATAAAATTCCATTAGCAACCTTAGCTGCCGTATTAATTATGGTAGGATATAAATTGGCTAAACCTGCTATTATTGTACATTTTTGGCAAAAAGGAAAGTACCAATTTGCTCCTTTTATTGCAACCTTAGCAGCTGTGGTATTTTTAGATTTATTAAAAGCTGTTGCTTTAGGAATGGTGATTGCAATATTCTTCATCCTGCGCGGCAACTCAAAACGAGCGTATTACTTTAAAAAAGAAGATTACCATAAAGGTGATGTAATTTATATTGATTTAGCTCAAGAAGTTTCTTTTTTAAATAAAGCAGCAATTAAAAACACCTTAAATAATATTCCTAAAAAAGCTAAGGTTGTTATTAATGCTTCAGACACCGTGTACATTGCGCACGATGTTTTAGATCTGATAGCTGAATTTAAAAATATAAAAGCGGTTGAAAAAAAGATTGATGTAAAATTAGTTGGTTTTAAAGCCGAATATCAATTAGAAAATTCAGATCATTCCTCGTATTTAATTCATATCGAGCACGAACAGGTAATTAATTACCGTAAAAAAGCAAAATCATCACATCAAGAAGTTATAAAACAATTAAGTTCAATTCCAAACAATTAA
- a CDS encoding Dps family protein, with amino-acid sequence MSVNKLGLPVKETEELVNELNVLLANFQVYYQNLRGIHWNIRGKRFFELHVKFEELYNDAQVKVDMIAERVLTLGGVPLHTLADYLAVNKLKISKNVSQDVDAVQVIIDSIGGLLQLERTILAQSAAIDDEGTNSMMSDFISEQEKTLWMMEAWLS; translated from the coding sequence ATGAGTGTAAATAAATTAGGACTTCCGGTAAAAGAAACCGAAGAATTAGTAAACGAATTAAACGTTTTATTAGCCAATTTTCAAGTGTATTATCAAAACTTACGCGGTATTCACTGGAACATTAGAGGGAAACGTTTTTTTGAATTACACGTAAAGTTTGAAGAGCTTTATAATGACGCTCAAGTTAAGGTTGATATGATTGCAGAACGTGTTTTAACCTTGGGCGGCGTACCTTTACATACCTTAGCCGATTATTTAGCTGTAAATAAGCTTAAAATAAGCAAAAACGTATCGCAAGATGTAGATGCTGTTCAGGTTATTATAGATTCTATTGGTGGGCTTTTACAATTAGAACGTACTATTTTAGCACAATCTGCTGCTATTGATGATGAAGGTACAAATAGCATGATGAGCGATTTTATTTCGGAACAAGAAAAAACATTATGGATGATGGAAGCTTGGTTATCTTAA